The genomic stretch AGAAAGCAATGTCAGCAGGTGCACTTGGTGTTAAGGTTAAAATTTCAGGTCGGATAGGTGGTAATGAAATTGCACGGAGCGAATGGCTGAAAGAAGGCAGAATCCCGTTACAGACATTTCGGGCTGATATTGATTACGGGTTTGCGGAAGCGCTTACTACAATGGGGATTTTAGGTGTAAAAGTATGGATATTCAAAAAAGAATTATACACAAAAACCGAGAAAGAAATGATTGATGAAGCGCGACTTATAGAAAAGCCGGAAGATATAAAAGAAGAGAAACCAATAGAAGAAGAAATTATAAAAGAGGACGAAAATAATGTTGTTTCCGAAGAGAGTCAAATATAGAAAATCACAGCGAGGCAGAATCAAAGGGATTGCATCTGGCGGAACAGAGGTCAGTTTCGGTGAATACGGCTTGATGGCGCTTGGCAGAGCATGGCTTACTGCAAACCAGATTGAAGCATCCCGTATCGCATTAACCCGTGCAATAAAAAAGAGTGGCAAGGTCTGGATAAGAATTTTCCC from Elusimicrobiota bacterium encodes the following:
- the rplP gene encoding 50S ribosomal protein L16, translated to MLFPKRVKYRKSQRGRIKGIASGGTEVSFGEYGLMALGRAWLTANQIEASRIALTRAIKKSGKVWIRIFPDKPYTKKPAETRMGKGKGEPEKWVAVVKPGRVMFEVSGLKKEEAKIAFDLVAHKLPIKTQFLERGQ